A single Anopheles maculipalpis chromosome 3RL, idAnoMacuDA_375_x, whole genome shotgun sequence DNA region contains:
- the LOC126565485 gene encoding CKLF-like MARVEL transmembrane domain-containing protein 4, translating into MSEFTQTATVTQQQTVVQPYIRYDPEYVRTIPGIVKIVCIVLNLIGFICIEFSYFSYRPQGSFFNTVAMLGFWFSGIMLVFYLFHVCEKFHKIPWLKIELYFCAAWAAMYMIASSVAAATSIEAFQAAAFFGYCAMVAYGVDAFLKFKSVRAGEIAQGSRTVHVQQQQQTVSTLTA; encoded by the exons ATGAGTGAATTCACGCAAACCGCCACCGTGACGCAGCAGCAAACGGTCGTCCAGCCGTACATACGGTACGACCCGGAGTACGTGCGGACCATCCCGGGCATCGTGAAGATTGTGTGCATCGTGCTCAATCTCATCGGGTTCATCTGCATCGAGTTCTCGTACTTCAGCTACAGGCCCCAAGGTTCCTTCTTCAACACGGTCGCGATGCTTGGCTTTTGGTTTAGCGGCATCATGctggtgttttatttgtttcacgtttgtgaaaagtttcataaAATCCCCTGGTTAAAAATAGAACTGTACTTTTGTGCCGCCTGGGCGGCCATGTACATGATAGCGTCCTCGGTGGCAGCCGCAACCAGCATCGAAGCGTTTCAGGCAGCAGCG TTCTTCGGTTACTGCGCCATGGTCGCGTACGGTGTGGATGCGTTTTTGAAGTTCAAATCTGTCCGTGCTGGAGAAATCGCACAAGGATCACGAACCGTCCatgtacagcagcagcagcagacggtTTCGACGCTTACCGCATAG
- the LOC126564521 gene encoding T-cell activation inhibitor, mitochondrial: MYIFITKCTYRSSVPGTLLFRRMISSSEVATALRPFYFAVHPDLFGRYPQQRQVNEDSLKLLSAHLESLLSQKRILPSTPRTLPFYIRASNAPQDRGTFNLVKVPLERTVDTKLVLRKILESCNLSTEFVDKMPAAKHSSLSSAASSTHEDGFQQQYQQSFYYRKRSEYNFGKDEEADNQDDSPFEKEFDLFQFRIKKVRENETLKKWLRKQVVTATVRTKAVQELQEEVEKLREDVTKRLGLREIIYDCGWNVEHFRGCLKSLEKLAELHPGALDGLKDRTVVFAAFTGVSLEGHVMLFTGDVQRNWLELIKTIDKHDSYLRKLPAYEYALSQVLRNIRIGRRKFMPKAQAMAYASHLRKITTALLDYLGKSKFPTSWPMDLSQFELVVESEAGPLMVSPTGQLIVPATCPGSLLVDFLTNHLAEALEKQSSYDRQKHIERDLHARCVAQFRLLSLTKDDSVTPDRMIECLEKLLAKGLKDGLELADLNLTITTYYSVLTDGTVCIPWDWKQ, translated from the exons ATGTACATTTTCATCACAAAATG TACGTACCGATCTTCGGTCCCAGGCACACTGCTTTTCCGCCGGATGATCAGTTCATCCGAAGTGGCGACCGCTCTACGGCCTTTCTATTTTGCCGTACACCCGGATCTATTCGGACGCTATCCACAGCAAAGGCAGGTGAATGAAGACTCACTAAAGCTACTCAGTGCCCATCTGGAATCGTTGCTCAGTCAGAAACGGATACTTCCCTCGACTCCCCGGACGCTTCCATTCTATATACGCGCATCGAATGCGCCGCAAGATCGGGGTACATTTAATCTCGTGAAGGTGCCACTGGAGCGTACAGTCGACACAAAGCTGGTGTTACGAAAAATACTCGAATCCTGCAATCTATCGACGGAGTTTGTCGATAAGATGCCTGCTGCTAAACATAGCTCACTGTCTTCCGCGGCTTCCAGCACACACGAGGACGGTTTTCAACAGCAGTATCAGCAATCCTTTTACTACCGGAAACGTTCGGAGTACAATTTCGGCAAAGACGAGGAAGCTGACAATCAGGATGACTCGCCGTTCGAGAAGGAGTTTGATCTGTTCCAATTTAGGATCAAGAAAGTGCgcgaaaacgaaacactcaA GAAATGGCTTCGGAAGCAAGTAGTAACGGCAACGGTACGCACGAAAGCCGTCCAGGAACTGCAGGAAGAGGTTGAGAAGCTGCGGGAGGATGTAACGAAACGGTTGGGATTGCGTGAAATAATTTACGACTGCGGCTGGAACGTGGAACACTTTCGCGGTTGCTTAAAGAGCCTGGAAAAGCTTGCGGAACTGCATCCGGGAGCGTTAGATGGGTTGAAGGATCGAACGGTTGTGTTTGCCGCGTTCACGGGCGTCAGCCTTGAAGGGCATGTGATGCTATTTACCGGCGATGTACAGCGAAATTGGTTGGAA CTAATCAAGACAATCGATAAACACGATAGTTACCTGAGGAAATTACCTGCATACGAGTATGCGCTCTCGCAAGTGCTTCGCAATATTCGCATTGGACGGCGAAAGTTTATGCCAAAAGCGCAAGCCATGGCGTACGCATCGCATCTACGCAAAATAACGACCGCACTGTTGGATTATCTTGGCAAATCAAAGTTTCCAACATCATGGCCCATGGATCTGTCCCAGTTCGAGCTGGTGGTCGAATCGGAAGCTGGCCCACTAATGGTAAGCCCTACCGGGCAGCTAATCGTACCGGCAACGTGTCCCGGTTCGTTGCTGGTAGACTTCCTGACCAACCACCTGGCGGAAGCGCTCGAAAAGCAAAGTTCGTACGATCGTCAGAAACACATCGAGCGCGACCTGCACGCACGCTGTGTGGCACAATTTCGGTTGCTATCCCTTACGAAGGATGATTCTGTTACGCCAGATCGAATGATCGAGTGCCTGGAGAAACTGTTAGCAAAAGGATTGAAAGATGGTCTAGAGCTGGCCGATTTGAATCTTACCATTACGACGTACTACTCCGTACTGACCGATGGCACGGTATGCATACCATGGGACTGGAAGCAATAG
- the LOC126565633 gene encoding ER membrane protein complex subunit 5: MAIFNKIQIAIGFLSLLHAAYSAAQHRSYLRITEQEFTQLPIDIIFQAIASLVFIIYNILQVVGDFKEIRAAVDLQAKSWETLSNIPSFYTFNHRGKALSPVYEQPNPDAYDRPYTSESYLD, encoded by the exons atggcaatttttaataaaattcaaattgcaaTTGGCTTCCTGTCCCTACTCCACGCAGCATATTCTGCCGCCCAAC ACCGGTCATATCTTCGGATCACGGAACAGGAATTCACCCAGCTACCGATCGAT ATAATATTTCAAGCGATTGCCAGTTTGGTTTTTATCATCTACAACATACTGCAAGTTGTGGGCGATTTCAAGGAAATCCGTGCTGCCGTCGATTTACAGGCCAAATCATGGGAAACTCTGTCGAACATTCCTTCGTTTTACACCTTCAATCACCGCGGCAAGGCCCTCTCTCCGGTTTACGAGCAACCGAACCCCGATGCGTATGACCGCCCTTACACATCAGAGTCCTATCTGGATTAG
- the LOC126564702 gene encoding ATP-dependent RNA helicase me31b has protein sequence MMTETLNSNNHLSQKGENNKVGDMGWKAKLKIPPKDTRVKTSDVTDTRGNEFEEFCLKRPLLMGIFEKGWEKPSPIQEAAIPIALVGKDILARAKNGTGKTGAYSIPVLEQVDPTKDYIQALIIVPTRELALQTSQICIELAKHMNIRVMVTTGGTNLKDDIMRIYQKVQVIIATPGRILDLMDKEVANMSQCRMLVLDEADKLLSQDFKGMLDHVIMRLPKERQILLFSATFPLSVKNFMEKHLRDPYEINLMEELTLKGVTQYYAFVQERQKVHCLNTLFSKLQINQSIIFCNSTQRVELLAKKITELGYCCYYIHARMQQAHRNRVFHDFRSGLCRNLVCSDLFTRGIDVQAVNVVINFDFPKMAETYLHRIGRSGRFGHLGIAINLITYEDRFDLHRIEKELGTEIKPIPKVIDPALYVPRPDDPNSAQEEQNVSK, from the exons ATGATGACTGAAACGTTGAATTCGAATAATCATCTCAGCCAGAAAGG CGAGAACAACAAAGTTGGTGACATGGGATGGAAGGCCAAACTTAAAATACCGCCCAAAGATACTAGAGTTAAGACTAGT GATGTTACTGATACCCGAGGAAACGAGTTTGAGGAGTTTTGCCTGAAACGGCCACTACTAATGGGCATCTTTGAGAAGGGTTGGGAGAAACCATCCCCAATCCAAGAAGCGGCCATACCGATCGCCCTGGTCGGTAAGGACATATTGGCGAGAGCGAAGAACGGTACCGGCAAGACGGGCGCGTACAGCATCCCTGTACTGGAGCAGGTCGATCCGACCAAGGACTACATCCAGGCCCTAATCATAGTGCCGACGCGCGAGCTGGCCCTGCAGACGTCACAGATCTGCATCGAGTTAGCGAAGCACATGAACATTCGCGTCATGGTGACAACTGGTGGAACGAACCTGAAGGACGATATCATGAGAATTTATCAGAAAG TACAAGTGATCATTGCCACGCCCGGTCGTATCCTCGATCTCATGGACAAAGAGGTGGCTAACATGTCCCAGTGCCGGATGCTAGTATTAGACGAGGCAGATAAGCTGCTGTCGCAGGATTTTAAAGGCATGCTGGATCATGTCATTATGAGATTGCCAAAAGAGCGCCAGATTCTGCTGTTCTCCGCGACATTCCCACTGAGCGTGAAGAACTTTATGGAGAAGCATCTGCGCGATCCGTACGAGATCAATCTGATGGAGGAGCTGACTCTGAAGGGTGTCACGCAGTACTATGCATTCGTGCAGGAACGCCAGAAGGTGCACTGTCTAAATACGCTCTTCTCGAAGCTGCAGATCAACCAGTCGATCATCTTCTGCAATTCGACGCAGCGTGTCGAATTGCTGGCGAAAAAGATTACCGAGCTGGGCTACTGCTGCTATTATATCCACGCCCGCATGCAGCAGGCCCACCGGAACCGTGTGTTCCACGATTTCCGTTCGGGTCTGTGCCGAAATTTGGTGTGCTCCGATCTCTTCACTCGTGGTATCGACGTACAGGCTGTGAAtgttgtaattaattttgatttccCTAAGATGGCAGAAACCTACCTGCACAGAATCGGTAGATCCGGACGTTTCGGACATTTGG GTATCGCCATCAATCTAATCACCTATGAGGATCGTTTCGATCTTCACCGCATTGAGAAGGAGCTGGGCACGGAAATTAAGCCCATCCCGAAGGTGATCGATCCGGCATTGTACGTACCGCGGCCGGATGATCCGAACAGCGCGCAAGAGGAGCAAAACGTTAGTAAATAA